From Pseudoalteromonas sp. Scap06:
GGTAATAAATCTAGCACCGACAAGGTCGTTAACGCAGTGGCCACATTTTGACACGGGATGGCCGGTTTAGGTAACTCGAGTTTATGTGCTTTAAATTGCCAACTAAAACTCTGCGCATACTCTTTAAAAATAAAGTCGCTACCCGATAGCACCATATTAGCGTTAATTTCTTTGCCATAATCGGTCATTGTATACGGAATATTTAAATCCCCAATAATTGCCGGAGTACTCTCTCTAAAAATTCCCGCCTTGTCATAAGCCACTAGCTCACGGGTATCACCTAAATATTCTTTATGATCTAAATCGATGGTGGTGATCACACTGGCAAATGGGGTAACAATATTAGTCGCGTCAAAACGCCCGCCCAAACCGACCTCTAACAACACGTAGTCAACTTCTAAGCGTTTAAATATTGCCAACGCGCCTAAGGTGCCATATTCAAAATAGGTTAATGGTGTGTCACCACGTCCTTGCTCTAGTAAATTAAACGCATCGACATGGTATTGATCGTCAAGCTCTGCGCCATTAACACGTACACGTTCATTGTAGCGAACTAAATGAGGTGAAGCATAGGTGCCAACACAATAACCCTGGGCTAATAATAATGACTCTAAACAACGTGCCGTTGTTCCTTTGCCATTGGTGCCTGCAATAAGAATGATTTTACTTGAGGAAGTTAAAAGCTCTATGTTGTTAGCAACACGAGCAACGCGCTCTAAACCCATTTCTATATTAGCAGGGTGAACACTCTCTAAATAACAAAGCCAATCATCAAGGCTTGATGATTGGCTAGGAATTGTTTTTGTCATAGCATGTAATCAGTAAAGCTGAAATTTACGCTACTCTATGCTCTTGTTCCGTAGAAGGCAAGTTCATAAATTTTGCTAAGATACGTGCTAGCGTATCGCGCATTTCTCGACGGTCAATAATCATGTCAATTGCACCGTGCTCTAATAAAAACTCACTGCGTTGGAAACCCTCTGGCAGTGTTTCACGCACAGTTTGTTCAATAACACGCGGACCGGCAAAACCAATCAAAGCTTTAGGCTCTGCAACATTAATATCACCAAGCATTGCCAATGATGCTGATACACCACCCATTGTTGGATCAGTCATTACCGAGATGAACGGTAGGCCTTTTTCGGTCATTTTAGCAAGTGCGGCACTGGTTTTAGCCATTTGCATAAGTGACATTAGCGCCTCTTGCATACGCGCGCCGCCCGATGCAGAAAAACAAATCAGCGGCATATTATGCTCTAAACATTGGTCAACCGCATCAACAAAGCGAGCACCTACAACCGATGCCATTGAGCCACCCATAAATGAGAATTCAAATGCAACTGCAGCAACCGGAATACCTTTTAGGTTTCCTTTCATTGCAACCAGTGCGTCTTTTTCACCGCTTGACTTTTGAGCTGCATTAATACGATCTGAGTATTTTTTAGAGTCTCTAAATTTAAGCACATCTTTGGGTTCGTGTTGAGCGCCTAATTCATGACGGTCACCGTCATCTAAAAATTGTTCAAGACGCTTACGACCACTAACACGCATATGATGGTCGCACTTAGGGCATACATTTAGTGATTTTTCTAATTCTGCTTTATATAAAATTGAATCACATGACGTACATTTAGCCCATACACCTTCTGGAATTTCTTTACGACCTGAAGATTTAGTCGTTTTTGGTAAGATTTTTTCTAGCCAACTCATTTGCAACTCTCTTAATGCTGTTCTGTGTCGCGAGTCTACATGTTAACCATGCAAACAAATTTTTCCAATTAAAACATGAATTACGCTATCACGGTATAAAAAACTGGTCTTAGTAGTTAGCCCTACGAATAATAGCGTATAAAAATAACCACCTGATTACCTTTTAAATATCGGTATCGGCTAAAAACAATGGCCCCAACGGCGTTCTAGGAATATTAAAGTGTTCTGGGTAATCAACATCTACTAAATATAAACCCGCCGCTTTTGCTGTGGCGCTCGCTTTGGCACGCTCTTTAAGATCTAGCAACTCTTTTAACCAAATTGGTTCATGTTTATGTAAACCGATATCCATTAAACACCCGGTAATATTACGTACCATATGATGCAAAAACGCATTGGCTTTAATGTCAATAATGACATAAGCACCTTGGCGCTGTACCGATAAATGATGAATCGTTCGCGTTGCCGTATTAGCTTGGCAGTGAAGCGCTCTAAACGAGGTGAAATCGTGCTCACCTAATAAATATTGGCAAGCCTGCTGCATTTTCACTTCATCTAAAGGATGATGAAAATGGGTAACACCTTCATTTAATACCGCACCACGAAACGCATAATTATAAATCACATAACGATAACGACGAGCAGTTGCACTAAAGCGAGCATGAAAGTCTTCAACCACAGGCTGGGCAAAACGAATAGCAATGTCTTTTGGTAATAAGGTATTCATGCCTAATGTAAAGGCCACCATTTCACGATCAGCATGGGTATCAAAATGCACAACTTGACCAGTGCCAT
This genomic window contains:
- the accD gene encoding acetyl-CoA carboxylase, carboxyltransferase subunit beta, whose amino-acid sequence is MSWLEKILPKTTKSSGRKEIPEGVWAKCTSCDSILYKAELEKSLNVCPKCDHHMRVSGRKRLEQFLDDGDRHELGAQHEPKDVLKFRDSKKYSDRINAAQKSSGEKDALVAMKGNLKGIPVAAVAFEFSFMGGSMASVVGARFVDAVDQCLEHNMPLICFSASGGARMQEALMSLMQMAKTSAALAKMTEKGLPFISVMTDPTMGGVSASLAMLGDINVAEPKALIGFAGPRVIEQTVRETLPEGFQRSEFLLEHGAIDMIIDRREMRDTLARILAKFMNLPSTEQEHRVA
- the folC gene encoding bifunctional tetrahydrofolate synthase/dihydrofolate synthase translates to MTKTIPSQSSSLDDWLCYLESVHPANIEMGLERVARVANNIELLTSSSKIILIAGTNGKGTTARCLESLLLAQGYCVGTYASPHLVRYNERVRVNGAELDDQYHVDAFNLLEQGRGDTPLTYFEYGTLGALAIFKRLEVDYVLLEVGLGGRFDATNIVTPFASVITTIDLDHKEYLGDTRELVAYDKAGIFRESTPAIIGDLNIPYTMTDYGKEINANMVLSGSDFIFKEYAQSFSWQFKAHKLELPKPAIPCQNVATALTTLSVLDLLPSDEVITQCIANLVVEGRFQQLSESPLVYTDVAHNPESARYLATKLASYKDKGFKIHALAAMLADKDKVGVLKEVADVVDEWSLASLDVPRGDSAAHLQQALSSIPNSHFKQGYSNVEVALDAILPSQPSNTLLIVFGSFFTVAGAIHYFKK
- the truA gene encoding tRNA pseudouridine(38-40) synthase TruA — translated: MRVALGVEYNGARYSGWQRQSHVNSVQQEVEKALSRICNHPVEIVCAGRTDAGVHGTGQVVHFDTHADREMVAFTLGMNTLLPKDIAIRFAQPVVEDFHARFSATARRYRYVIYNYAFRGAVLNEGVTHFHHPLDEVKMQQACQYLLGEHDFTSFRALHCQANTATRTIHHLSVQRQGAYVIIDIKANAFLHHMVRNITGCLMDIGLHKHEPIWLKELLDLKERAKASATAKAAGLYLVDVDYPEHFNIPRTPLGPLFLADTDI